The Topomyia yanbarensis strain Yona2022 chromosome 3, ASM3024719v1, whole genome shotgun sequence nucleotide sequence ACTTTGGAGGGTTATGGGAGGCTGCCGTCAAGGtggcaaaaagcaactttatcgGCAATTAGGAAGTTCGCACTCATCCTTTGAGGACCTTTCCACTGTCCTCACACAAATCGAAGGCAGTATAAACTCGCGTCCACTAGTTCCATTGACAGAAGATCCCAATGATCTAGCCTGTCTTACAACTGCACATTTCGTGGTAGGCTCTACACTTCATGCTGTCCCTGAGCCAGACATAAGAAATTTGCCAATTAACAGACTGGATCATTTCCAAAGACTGCAACGTATTCATCAACAATTTTGGCAGCATTGGCAGAGCGAATACCTGCAGGAGCTCCAGAAGGACAGTTGCGTTTCTAGTCCAAATTACGAAATCCAGCCCGGTCGCCTTGTTGTTGTTATGGACGAGTTTCTG carries:
- the LOC131687469 gene encoding uncharacterized protein LOC131687469, encoding MGGCRQGGKKQLYRQLGSSHSSFEDLSTVLTQIEGSINSRPLVPLTEDPNDLACLTTAHFVVGSTLHAVPEPDIRNLPINRLDHFQRLQRIHQQFWQHWQSEYLQELQKDSCVSSPNYEIQPGRLVVVMDEFLVPIKWPLARIVALHPGPDKLTRVVDLRTARGIIRRPITKICLLPIETAHLSNTNRNKQSDVIEINNKPIASAVSKPNENSEGSRCSINSHG